The Amblyomma americanum isolate KBUSLIRL-KWMA chromosome 5, ASM5285725v1, whole genome shotgun sequence genome window below encodes:
- the LOC144134121 gene encoding uncharacterized protein LOC144134121: protein MEAGDTKDNDGQNEKPFDEMPMVWDRKSILITVGFFGGVIVVAWAAFTLVSRLGGNKMILLTREEAARLVRERGCKCRKARNPSVTGTGRPRKEDYVCNCPPPGKHKPKVKTKAKAPAKKSAPKPKQVSKESKKEQPSVSRSTGVKESL, encoded by the exons ATGGAAGCTGGCGATACCAAGGACAACGATGGCCAGAACGAGAAAC CTTTCGATGAAAT GCCGATGGTATGGGACCGCAAAAGCATTCTCATTACCGTCGGCTTTTTCGGTGGGGTCATCGTGGTGGCATGGGCCGCCTTCACCTTAGTCAGCAGGCTTG GAGGCAACAAAATGATCCTGCTGACCCGCGAGGAGGCGGCCCGCCTGGTGCGTGAGCGCGGCTGCAAGTGCCGCAAGGCACGCAACCCCTCCGTCACCGGCACGGGGAGGCCTCGGAAGGAGGACTACGTCTGCAACTGCCcgccgcctggaaaacacaagcCCAAGGTGAAGACTAAGGCCAAGGCTCCGGCGAAAAAGAGCG CACCAAAGCCTAAACAGGTTTcaaaggaaagcaagaaagagcaGCCTTCTGTATCCAGAAGTACTGGCGTCAAGGAGTCTCTCTGA